Below is a genomic region from Triticum dicoccoides isolate Atlit2015 ecotype Zavitan chromosome 5A, WEW_v2.0, whole genome shotgun sequence.
GTAAAAATGCCCAGTGGCCTTTCCCCCCAGGCAGAGTTCCTTTTaacaaaaaatatgaattggttcatCACATCATGATTTTGTATCTACATGTAATTAAAGAGGAAAAAACTTGGAACTTGATCTTGCTTGGTTAACAATAGCAACTTTAGTGTTTGTTGACATTTCGCTTATTGCAACATAATATTGTGTTCACAAGTTCACGTGCAAATGCTTGAAAATTAAGGTAGGTGTTTTGGATATATCCTAGAATTGCACTTTCCCACTGCAGTTACGCTTTCTTTATCGAATCTTTGTAACTCCATTCCAGTATTGGTACTGCTTTGGTTTCTGTTGTACCAGCCATGACATGATACATGCATGTATGTGGATGCAGCTCTGAGCTGCCGGATGTTTTTGGAGAATGTGCAAAAAGCAGTTGCACATCTTTTCATTAAAAGGAGAAGCAAGTTAAGTTTACAAGAGTTTTTAGCCATAGGCCAACACAATGCATAAGGCAAACTGAAAACAAGGGTTCAGATAGAATATATACTACACATACTAGTTAGCTTCACATGCATCACATGTTCCCACATGTAAACTGAGACTGCCATGTATGTGCGCTTGGTTGAATTATGTATGCTACACCAGCCTTACGCTATACGGCACTGTCGCTAGATGCGATTCCATCGAAGTGCTCGCCACATATGGCTGTTCACGTCTATCGGGTGATAGTAAGAAGGGGGGACATGGAAGGGGCTATTGCTTTTATTTTAGGGACGGAAAGGGGTCAGGGCTGATTCACGGATGTTTCTAGAACGACTTGGAGAAGTCTGCTTGCTACTGTAGCTGTGAATCCAAGCATCCTAGGCCCTTGGATGAGTCCAATCAACGGTAGAAATTGAATTCTGATGTTTGGATTCAAACTTCCAAAATTGCTACACTATATAGCAGTATAGATAAATCAACAGTTAGATAAGATCTGGTCATTTAAATTTTAAAGTTTACAAATGAGAAGAGAAGTCTTGTTTAATGCACTTCTATTGTCTTGTTTTTAGCTCATCGCTGTTTAATGATAAGATCTGGTCATTTAAGTTTTAATTTTTTAAAGGTTATAAATCAACAGTGCTGTCAGTTTCTCAGCTGTGTCCTTGCATCTTTAGGATGCATCTGCCTTGCGTACTAGCACTACTTATCCCACACACATTGATTAATGCAGTTCGTTGTATGATTTCTTCTTGTCAATCACCAGTAACTTCACAAAAATAACAAATGACTATCGTATGTCAAATTATAAACCATGAGTTTTGCAATGATTTTATGAAGAAATTCAGGACTAATATGCACATCTATAGTCCTGACCTGAAAAATCTCTTGAAAAATTCTGTTAGGTCTTGCCATTTCTGATAGAAAACCTCTGGAAAATTCCTTTTAGGTCATGTCATTTCTGATTTCAGTTCTGTTTCTGCCTTCCCCGGTTTCCCCAATTTGCAGGGTCCTATCTTCTTGATGCTCAAGGTGGAATGAGCCTGTCTCCCAGAGTTTCTACCCAAGATGCGAAAGAGTAAATTCCACGAGCTACTCCTTGTCCTTCATGCcttttttttggaagaatatgagtaCATTTACGATATCTACTTTGATAGTGCTATCTGAAAGAGCTACATACATGCTTACGAACTTTATAATCACTCGCTGCAGAAGTCAAGAAGTTAAAGAAGCCCTGAGAGCACAGATGGAAATGCAACGAAGCCTGCATGAACAAGTGGAGGTAAATTTGACTGCTTCTTCTGTCATATTCTTGGTTCTTGTCTCCTGTGTGCTCGCTagtttctactccctctgtaaagaaatataagagcgtctaGATCACTAAAGTTATatctgtttacagagggagtacgtacATATTTAAGGTTGGAGTACGTTTAGCGTTGAAGTATGAATGAGATGTCCATCACGCGACACCTGACCGCCTTTTTCTTTCCACCATAAATGATCAGGTTCAGAAGCATGTGGACATCAGGATGGACGCGTACACGACGTACATCAACACCCTGCTGGAGAAGGCCTGCAAGATCGTCTCGGAGCAGTTCGCCTCAAGCGGCTTCAGCGTCTCCGACCAGAGCCTCCCGGAGCTGTCCTCAGGCGGCGTCATGTGCGGCACCGCCACCGACGCGCTGAGCTCCTCCGTGTTCCACCAGCTCTCCGTCAGCTCGATCAACATGCACAGCCCGGGGGGCAAACCTTCTCCCTCGGGCATGGAAGGCCAGCTGCTTCTCCAGAGGTCACCTGAGTTCAAACGCAAGTCATCCTGCTGAGATCCAAATTCTGGGTGGAAAAGTTAGCTTAATCGTCTGCTGTAGCCATGTCGAATCTCGGCCAATCTGTAAACTTACTCTTGTTTCTCTTGCTACTGCATACCAAGAAGCAAGTTTTTTATCGATTAATCGTCGACCAATGTTTATATATATAATGCCTAATGTGCTGCTAGTcaagtgccgtgattgatatgtcaCTGTTTTTATTATTTATATCATGGCATTATTATGATCCTACTAGTAAACACATATATCCATTTGCCACATTTCCAAGATCACATGTACAAATGTGTGCCTTGCCTGCGCATGTAAGCACTCGGGTGTTCCTGTCGCATCATTTGCTTCAGTTTTGATTAAAGAGCTTGGCTATTTTGCGCGCCCTGCGGGACCAGACTTGTGGGTTAATCtactactccctctattccaaaatGTAAAGACTTTTTTTACACTATGATAGtgtaaaag
It encodes:
- the LOC119301249 gene encoding protein PHR1-LIKE 2-like — protein: MFPPGLIHHRADGPGPGEVPRSGGAPSLVLTADPKPRLRWTADLHERFVDAVAQLGGPEKATPKTILRTMGVKGLTLFHLKSHLQKYRMGKQTGKETPEQSKDGSYLLDAQGGMSLSPRVSTQDAKESQEVKEALRAQMEMQRSLHEQVEVQKHVDIRMDAYTTYINTLLEKACKIVSEQFASSGFSVSDQSLPELSSGGVMCGTATDALSSSVFHQLSVSSINMHSPGGKPSPSGMEGQLLLQRSPEFKRKSSC